CTCCCATTGATACGCATTCATGAGCCAGCCATGAGGCAGATTGTTGCCCACAAGAACGAGCTCCGCATCGTCAATTACTTCGGTATGGTCACCGATAATACGCTTTACACCCTTACCCGATAATATCAGATTCAGCTCGTACTCATCGTGGTTGTGAAGCGGGAAGTCAAAAATGGTCTTTCTCCTTGCAAAAACAGTAAAGCAGTCATACTGCGTCAAAGGAGTTATTTCGCGGTAAATTTCGCTCATAGGCTGTACTTCTCTAAGATAGTTAGGTTTAAATGTATTCAGGACGCGTTGATTATGTATTATTCAACGAATGTGTCTTTATCACCAAAAATTGCCCTTATAATGCAAATTAAGAACAACTGGTGACATTAACACATCTTAAAGAACAATATATCACTGCAATATTCATAAAATCAGTATTTATAATTCTAGTTATTGATAAAATAGTATTATACACCCCATTCGAATAGTAAATATGTTTGTATCAATTCAGAAGGACCAATCTGTTAATTGTATCCAAATTTCATTAAATAGCAAAAAACCGCTGAAATTTGTGAACCCTTAATGAAGATACAACTAATTGATTTCCTGGTCATACTTGCCTATTTGGTACTAGTGACCGCGATCGGGATTATTCTTAAGAAACAAGCCGGACGAAGTAAGAATGACTATTTATTAGGCGGGAAATCGATGCCGTTCTGGATGCTTGGCGTATCCAATGCGTCCGGGATGTTCGACATCTCCGGTACGGTCTGGATGGTTTCGATCATGTTTGTTTATGGAATCAAAAGCATATGGCTGCCCTGGTTGTGGCCGGTTTTCAATCAGATTTTCATGATGGTCTATTTGTCGATATGGCTGCGCAGATCTAATGTTTCCACCGGAGCCGAGTGGATGCTGACGCGTTTTGGCAACCAAAACGATGCCCGGATGTCGCACAAAATCATCATTGCTTTTGCGTTACTAAGCTGCCTCGGCTTTATGGCTTATGGCTTCATAGGGTTGGGTAAATTCATCGAGATCTTTGTTCCATGGCAGTACATTGCCCGGTTCGCTCCATTTACCATCAGCCCCGAATATGTTGCTCATTTTTATGGGGTTATATTCACTTTATTCACCGTCTTTTACTCATTGCTCGGCGGAATGAAGAGTATTGTCTGGGCCGACCTGATCCATTACATGATCATGGTTTTTGTTTCAATTGCGATAGCCGCAATCGCAATGTTCGCACTAATGGACGCGGGCAGCCTGCCAGTCCCAGAAGGCTGGGCCAATCTGTTTTTTGGCAAAGAACTGGGACTGGATTGGACCGGTATCATTCCGGCTGTGAATGACAAAATCAACAAAGACCACTTTTCCCCATTTGGGTATTTTTTCGCGCTCATGACAGCCAAAGGCATTCTCGCAAGTTTGGCCGGGCCTGCACCTAATTACGACATGCAGAAGATATTATCTACCAGATCTCCGCGAGAAGCCGCATTGATGAGCATGATTGTCAATGTGGTACTGCTGCCCACCCGGTATCTTCTGATTATTGGCGTTACCGTTCTTGGGCTGCTGTTTTATGATACATTACCTCTCACCGATGCTCAGCATACCGATTTTGAACGCATACTTCCCGCCGTTCTCAATGCTTACATTCCTTCCGGCCTGCTCGGGCTTGTCCTGGTGGGGTTAATGGGTGCTTTTATGGGAACATTTGCAGGTACTTTCAATGCTGCTCAGGCCTATATGGTTAATGATATTTATCTGAAATCATTCAATCCCGGGGCCAGTAATGCGCAAATTACCCGAATGAACTACATGCTCGGCCTCATCGTAGTAACGGTCAGCATTCTGCTTGGTTTTTTGGCCAAAGATGTCAACAGTATATTACAATGGATCGTATCGGCGCTTTATGGCGGCTATATCGCCTCCAATGTTCTGAAATGGCACTGGTGGCGGTTCAATGGCAATGGTTTTTTCTGGGGAATGCTTGGCGGGATCGTTTGTGCACTCATTTGCCCCTACCTCTTCAAAGGCACATTACCGTTGTATTATTTCCCCCTGATATTATTGATTTCAACTGTCGGAGCGGTAGTCGGTTCGATACTTACCCCGCCCACCGACCGCGAAGTATTGAAGAAATTTTACAAAACGGTACAGCCCTGGGGGTTCTGGAAACCGGTTGAACAGGCTGTAAAAGAAGAATACCCGGATTTTGTACCCGACCATCATTTCAAAAGGGACATGTTCAATGCAGCAACGGGTGTTACGGCGCAGACCGCCATTACAGCGTTACCCGTGTTCGCAGTTCTGATGATGCCCACCCACGCCGGAATCACGGCGCTAGTTTTAATGGTGTGTGTGTTTGTACTTTGGAAAACATGGTATCAGAAGCTCCCCGATCATTGATCAATGCAGTAATGACCAGCACTATGGAAATTTTCGAAAAGCGGTTACTCAGAATCCAGACAGAACACGACCGGGTACTTTCGCAGCAAAACCTCCCTATCGAGTATGGAAATGGCATTTATGACCGTTATCAGCTTCCTGTACTTACGGCCGCACATGTCCCGATCTTTTGGGAATACGACCTCAATCCTGACACCAATCCTTTTTTAATGAAACGGTTTGGGATCAATTCTACATTCAATGCAGGGGCGATCAAATTGAATGGAAGGTACTTGGTGGTGGCCCGTGTCGAGGGCTACGATCGCAAGTCGTTTTTTGCTGTGGCCGAAAGCGAGAATGGAATCGATCATTTCAAATTCTGGGAATACCCCTTGCAAATCCCCGAAACAGATGTACCTGACGGAAATGTGTACGATATTCGGATTACCAGACACGAGGACGGCTGGATCTACGGGCTTTTTTGTACGGAACGAAGAGATCCCAACGCCGCACCAGAAGACCAGTCAGCCGCCATTGCTCAATGTGGTATCGCCCGTACCAAAGATTTAAAGACCTGGCAGCGCCTCCCCGATCTTAAAACGCCGTCGCCACAACAGCGAAATGTAGTACTGCATCCGGAGTTTGTGAATGGGCAATATGCCTTCTACACACGTCCTCAGGACGGTTTTATCGAAGCCGGGACCGGTGGGGGCATTGCTTTGGGGTTGTCGAGATCCATTGAAAATGCTGAAATTGAAAAAGAAGATATCGTTGACCAAAAGCAATATCATACGGTTTATGAGCTAAAAAACGGTCAGGGTCCCACGCCGATCAAAACCACCAAGGGCTGGCTGCACCTCGCTCATGGCGTCCGTAGTACCGCTGCCGGCCTGCGTTATGTTCTGTATCTTTTTTTAACCGATCTCGATGATCTGACCAAGATGATCTGTAAGCCTGGCGGATATTTTCTTGCGCCCGAAGGTGAAGAACGGATCGGCGATGTTTCTAATGTTGTTTTTTGCAATGGATGGATACTCAACGAGGACGGGACGGTGTTCATCTATTACGCCTCTTCCGACACCCGGCTGCACGTGGCTACCTCCACTCTGGAAAAACTCCTGAATTATGTTTGCAATACCCCCGAGGACAGTTTCAGTTCGGCTTCGTCAAGCGAAACGTTAACCATGCTGATCAACAAGAACCTCACTTACCTGAATTTGAAACACCCCGAATCCGTCGGGTAGCGTAGCTGCGTATAGAGGCTAACGATAATTAAGTCAGGAAGGGTTAAAATACTGCATAGCACTTTTTTATTTCACGCAGGGTTCGAATTTTAATCAATAGGCCCTCAGACTCTCCAATTAAACTTTTCAGATAAAAATTTTAATATTAACATTAAAGCCAGGTTAAAAATGTGTTATTTTTAGATAAAAAAGCACTATATAACTATGGATCAAGCGGTGGTATATTTGACTCGAATTTTAGTCTTATGCCCTTGTTTAACCTAATGATTACCAGACTTAAAAGTGTATGAAAAAAAATTTACTGATTAAGATGTTGGTTCTGTTCTCTGTGCTCGCTCTACCGGGCTATGCGCAGGAAATGACAGTATCCGGGAAAGTAAGTGATGCGACCGGCGGCGAAATAGCCGGAGTAAACGTGGTGGTAAAAGGAACGACCAGAGGTACCACCACCAATGACAAAGGAGATTACAGTATCTCGGTCGAAAAAGGCAAAACTTTAACATTCAGCTACATTGGTTACGTTACTAAGGAAGTAGCAGCCAATGCATCGATTTTGAACATTGCGCTGGCGGCAGAAGCCACCGCACTGAATGAAGTAGTCGTAACCGCCTTGGGTATTAGCCGTGAAAAAAGATCGCTGGCTTATTCTATTACGGAAGTAAACGGTGCCAATATGACCGCAGCGCGCGAATCCAACCTCGGTAATGCCCTTGCTGGACGGGTGGCTGGTGTGAACGTGAGCAAAATTGCCTCCGGTCCGGCAGGCTCTTCACGGGTTATCATTCGTGGTAATAAATCGTTACAGGGTAACAACCAGCCGTTGTACGTAATCGACGGTATCCCAATGGATAACAACAACTTTGGTCAGGCCGGCCTTTGGGGCGGTTCGGATGAAGGAGATGGTCTTTCCAGTATCAACCCTGACGATATTGAGTCGGTTGTCGTGCTGAAAGGCGCGAATGCTGCGGCCCTCTACGGCTCACGTGCTGCAAATGGTGTCATTAACGTTACCACCAAGCGCGGAACGAAAAGAAAAGGGCTTGGCATTGAGTTTGGCTCAAATTATGTATTTGAAAAGTTAAATGACCTATCAGACTTACAACATTCTTATGGCACAGGCTCCTACGTAAACGGCGTTGCATCGAAACCAACAAGCCAGACACAGGCTTACGAATGGGGTGACGATTCATGGGGGCCCAAATATGACAATAG
The genomic region above belongs to Dyadobacter pollutisoli and contains:
- a CDS encoding sodium:solute symporter family protein; translation: MKIQLIDFLVILAYLVLVTAIGIILKKQAGRSKNDYLLGGKSMPFWMLGVSNASGMFDISGTVWMVSIMFVYGIKSIWLPWLWPVFNQIFMMVYLSIWLRRSNVSTGAEWMLTRFGNQNDARMSHKIIIAFALLSCLGFMAYGFIGLGKFIEIFVPWQYIARFAPFTISPEYVAHFYGVIFTLFTVFYSLLGGMKSIVWADLIHYMIMVFVSIAIAAIAMFALMDAGSLPVPEGWANLFFGKELGLDWTGIIPAVNDKINKDHFSPFGYFFALMTAKGILASLAGPAPNYDMQKILSTRSPREAALMSMIVNVVLLPTRYLLIIGVTVLGLLFYDTLPLTDAQHTDFERILPAVLNAYIPSGLLGLVLVGLMGAFMGTFAGTFNAAQAYMVNDIYLKSFNPGASNAQITRMNYMLGLIVVTVSILLGFLAKDVNSILQWIVSALYGGYIASNVLKWHWWRFNGNGFFWGMLGGIVCALICPYLFKGTLPLYYFPLILLISTVGAVVGSILTPPTDREVLKKFYKTVQPWGFWKPVEQAVKEEYPDFVPDHHFKRDMFNAATGVTAQTAITALPVFAVLMMPTHAGITALVLMVCVFVLWKTWYQKLPDH
- a CDS encoding glycoside hydrolase family 130 protein, with amino-acid sequence MVSEAPRSLINAVMTSTMEIFEKRLLRIQTEHDRVLSQQNLPIEYGNGIYDRYQLPVLTAAHVPIFWEYDLNPDTNPFLMKRFGINSTFNAGAIKLNGRYLVVARVEGYDRKSFFAVAESENGIDHFKFWEYPLQIPETDVPDGNVYDIRITRHEDGWIYGLFCTERRDPNAAPEDQSAAIAQCGIARTKDLKTWQRLPDLKTPSPQQRNVVLHPEFVNGQYAFYTRPQDGFIEAGTGGGIALGLSRSIENAEIEKEDIVDQKQYHTVYELKNGQGPTPIKTTKGWLHLAHGVRSTAAGLRYVLYLFLTDLDDLTKMICKPGGYFLAPEGEERIGDVSNVVFCNGWILNEDGTVFIYYASSDTRLHVATSTLEKLLNYVCNTPEDSFSSASSSETLTMLINKNLTYLNLKHPESVG